From Woronichinia naegeliana WA131, the proteins below share one genomic window:
- a CDS encoding ABC transporter ATP-binding protein/permease — translation MSNINLFKEVIATIQYLPWAINLVWQSAHRWTIAWLTLIILQGLLPIVNIYLTRDLVNHLVPVSKNNFNNDSLQSILILVIALGIILILSQTLQGLMDWVRTSQSDLVQDRINDLIHQKASELDLSFYDDPNYYDCLERAKVDAISRPVTLLENLSSLLQSSITLVAMSGILIPFGIWVPLALLVSTLPALYITFYYNYRRHQWQMTVTTRQRRSRYYENILTKRENVTETRIFNLSSHFREVYQNLRQRLRNEQLQLIRNQAFADLAAGTLSITVTGIVMAIMVWRALQAQISLGDLTLLYQAFNQGQSLIKNLLSNTGKIYFNSLFIENLKEFLNLTPILKETANSYPIPIPIKDSIQFENIRFRYPHSSRWALDGFDLTIKVEQVVAIVGTNGAGKSTLMKLLCRFYDPTEGNIFIDNHNLKDLQIESLQQIITVLFQEPVRYNEPAVDNIAYGDWDNHPSFSRIEEAAQVSGADKVIARLPQGYQEVLGKWLGTADLSVGEWQKIALARAFLRQSEIVLLDEPTSAMDSWAEAEWMSRFRELVAGRTAIMITHRFTTAMQADQIYVMDCGKIVESGTHQQLLSLGGLYAQSWKQQMKDVNL, via the coding sequence GTGAGTAATATCAATCTTTTTAAAGAAGTAATTGCCACAATTCAATACTTACCCTGGGCTATTAACTTAGTGTGGCAATCAGCACACCGTTGGACGATCGCCTGGTTGACGTTAATTATCTTGCAAGGATTATTACCCATTGTTAACATTTATCTGACCAGGGATTTAGTTAATCATTTAGTACCAGTTAGTAAAAATAATTTTAATAATGATAGTTTACAATCAATATTAATACTAGTTATTGCATTAGGAATTATTCTCATTTTATCCCAAACCTTGCAAGGGTTAATGGATTGGGTACGAACCAGTCAAAGCGACTTAGTACAAGATCGGATTAATGACTTAATTCATCAAAAAGCTAGTGAATTGGACTTAAGTTTCTATGATGATCCCAACTATTATGATTGCCTAGAAAGAGCTAAAGTTGATGCTATTAGTCGTCCCGTTACTCTTCTGGAAAACTTGAGTAGCTTACTTCAAAGTAGTATTACCTTAGTGGCAATGTCAGGAATTTTAATCCCATTTGGTATCTGGGTTCCCCTGGCACTTTTAGTGAGTACCTTACCTGCCCTTTATATCACTTTTTACTATAATTATCGTCGTCATCAATGGCAAATGACAGTAACAACCCGACAACGAAGAAGTCGCTATTATGAAAATATTTTAACCAAAAGGGAAAATGTTACAGAAACTCGTATATTTAATCTAAGTTCCCATTTTCGAGAGGTCTATCAAAATCTACGCCAACGCCTACGCAACGAACAATTACAATTAATTCGTAATCAAGCGTTTGCTGATTTAGCGGCAGGGACATTGTCTATTACCGTGACAGGAATTGTAATGGCGATAATGGTTTGGCGAGCATTGCAAGCTCAGATTTCCCTGGGAGATTTAACCCTACTTTATCAAGCTTTTAATCAAGGGCAAAGTTTGATCAAAAATCTTCTCAGTAATACGGGGAAAATTTATTTTAATAGTTTATTTATTGAGAATTTAAAAGAATTTTTAAATCTAACTCCAATCTTAAAAGAAACTGCTAATTCTTACCCAATTCCTATTCCCATTAAAGATTCTATTCAATTTGAGAATATTCGTTTTCGTTATCCCCATAGTTCTCGTTGGGCTTTAGATGGTTTTGATCTGACAATTAAAGTGGAACAGGTTGTGGCGATCGTTGGGACAAATGGAGCGGGTAAAAGTACTTTGATGAAATTGCTTTGTCGTTTTTATGACCCAACAGAGGGTAATATTTTTATTGATAACCATAATTTAAAGGATCTACAAATCGAATCTTTACAACAAATTATTACGGTTTTATTCCAAGAACCCGTTCGTTACAATGAGCCTGCTGTCGATAATATTGCCTATGGCGACTGGGATAATCATCCCTCTTTTTCTAGGATTGAAGAGGCGGCTCAGGTTTCGGGGGCTGATAAAGTCATTGCTCGTTTACCCCAGGGTTATCAGGAAGTTCTGGGCAAATGGTTAGGCACGGCAGATTTAAGTGTGGGAGAATGGCAAAAAATTGCTCTGGCGAGGGCTTTTTTACGACAATCCGAAATTGTTCTTTTGGATGAACCTACTAGTGCAATGGATTCCTGGGCAGAGGCCGAATGGATGTCACGTTTTCGGGAATTGGTGGCGGGGCGGACTGCGATTATGATTACCCACCGTTTTACGACAGCCATGCAAGCTGATCAAATCTATGTGATGGATTGCGGAAAGATTGTAGAATCGGGAACTCATCAACAGTTATTAAGTCTCGGAGGACTTTATGCTCAATCATGGAAACAACAAATGAAAGATGTTAATCTTTAA
- the map gene encoding type I methionyl aminopeptidase: MGETITLLSKREIEKMRQAGQLAAQLLDHLAPIVQPGVSTQTLNDEAERWTIAHGAKSAPLGYKGFPKSICTSVNEVICHGIPSPKQILKDGDIINIDVTPILDGYHGDTSRTFMVGTPSPTAQKLVAVTEECLRLGIAAARPGGTMGDIGAAIQEYAEAHGFSVVRDFVGHGISHVFHTPPQVPHFGVRGKGRKLRPGMVFTIEPMINEGTYEHLLLADGWTAITKDRKLSAQFEHTIAITEDGVEILTLLT, encoded by the coding sequence ATGGGAGAAACTATCACCCTTTTGTCCAAGCGCGAAATTGAAAAGATGCGACAAGCTGGCCAGTTAGCCGCGCAACTATTAGATCATCTTGCCCCGATAGTGCAGCCAGGAGTTAGTACCCAGACCCTCAATGATGAAGCCGAACGCTGGACGATCGCTCATGGAGCAAAAAGTGCTCCTCTGGGCTATAAAGGCTTTCCCAAGTCAATTTGTACAAGTGTGAATGAGGTTATTTGTCACGGTATTCCTAGTCCGAAACAAATCCTTAAAGATGGAGACATTATTAACATTGATGTCACCCCCATTCTAGACGGCTATCATGGCGATACCTCCCGTACTTTCATGGTGGGAACGCCTTCCCCCACCGCCCAAAAGTTAGTGGCTGTGACAGAAGAATGTTTGCGTCTTGGCATTGCAGCAGCGAGACCGGGCGGCACAATGGGCGATATTGGAGCCGCAATTCAGGAATATGCAGAAGCTCACGGATTTTCAGTGGTTAGGGATTTTGTCGGTCATGGTATTAGCCATGTTTTCCACACGCCGCCACAGGTTCCTCATTTTGGGGTGCGAGGCAAGGGGCGCAAGTTACGTCCGGGCATGGTTTTTACCATTGAACCGATGATCAATGAGGGAACCTATGAACATTTGCTGTTAGCCGATGGTTGGACAGCCATTACCAAGGATCGCAAACTTTCCGCTCAGTTTGAACATACGATCGCCATTACCGAAGATGGAGTTGAAATCCTAACGCTTCTAACCTAG
- a CDS encoding CPBP family intramembrane metalloprotease, with translation MNSLLDLPAIAKIGLFLLIWFLAWLPLAIPLAYRLQWHPLQETTPQQKLPLVASLYLIFPPLLWLLLHSQNIALADYGILWNRELAISLLLGLGLGVGGLALTFGLETWGGWIGWKTHHWSKALKLSLPLLLLGLWIGWTEELIFRGIFQTELQKDYGVGLAAAIASLIFALLHLSWERKNTFPQLPGLWLMGMILVEARILNSGSLGLAWGLHAAWIWGLASLDAADLLHYPDSSPDWMVGIGKYPLAGLAGIACLLVTGWLLWQGKQWFYL, from the coding sequence ATGAACTCATTACTAGATCTACCGGCGATCGCCAAAATCGGACTATTTTTATTAATCTGGTTTTTGGCCTGGTTGCCTTTAGCTATTCCCCTAGCTTATCGTTTACAATGGCATCCTCTCCAGGAAACAACCCCCCAACAAAAATTACCCCTAGTTGCTTCCCTGTATCTGATTTTTCCACCCTTGCTTTGGTTACTATTACATAGCCAAAATATTGCATTGGCTGACTATGGCATCCTCTGGAATCGTGAGCTAGCAATCTCCCTACTCCTGGGATTAGGCTTAGGCGTGGGAGGACTAGCCCTAACCTTTGGACTAGAGACCTGGGGCGGTTGGATCGGATGGAAAACTCACCATTGGAGCAAGGCCCTCAAACTATCTCTTCCCCTGCTACTACTGGGACTCTGGATCGGATGGACTGAGGAACTGATCTTTCGAGGTATTTTTCAGACCGAACTTCAAAAAGACTATGGTGTGGGCCTAGCCGCCGCGATCGCCAGTCTGATCTTTGCCCTACTGCATCTGAGCTGGGAACGAAAAAACACTTTTCCCCAATTACCAGGTCTTTGGTTAATGGGCATGATCTTAGTGGAAGCCAGAATACTTAACAGTGGTAGTTTAGGACTAGCCTGGGGACTCCATGCTGCCTGGATTTGGGGTTTAGCTTCCCTCGATGCAGCCGATTTATTGCACTATCCTGATTCTTCCCCAGATTGGATGGTCGGCATTGGCAAATATCCCCTCGCTGGTTTAGCTGGTATCGCCTGTCTCTTAGTAACAGGCTGGTTGCTGTGGCAAGGCAAACAATGGTTTTATCTGTAA
- a CDS encoding heme o synthase: MVTITKIERHHANFPAVLKSYYQLTKPRIIPLLLITTAAAMWIASEGRVDLLKLFITLIGGTLAAASAQTLNCVYDQDIDYEMLRTRERPIPAGRVKPRHALIFAFILGLISFSLFAVFVNLLSGCLAMSGIVFYMLIYTHFLKRHTTQNIVIGGAAGSIPPLVGWAAVTGDLSLTPWLLFAIIFLWTPPHFWALALMIKDDYAQVNVPMLPVIEGEEATVKQIWIYTLLVVPLTLFLVYPLHSCGWFYGAIAVILGWQFIVKAWELKQAPMDKMVARSLFKFSIFYLMLLCLAMVIDSLPIIQTLSIKLMSDWPL, from the coding sequence ATGGTTACTATCACAAAAATTGAACGTCATCACGCCAATTTCCCCGCAGTCCTGAAAAGCTATTATCAATTAACGAAGCCTCGCATTATTCCTTTGCTCCTGATTACCACGGCGGCGGCCATGTGGATTGCGTCGGAAGGACGAGTGGATCTTTTAAAGTTGTTTATCACCCTTATTGGCGGAACTTTGGCGGCGGCCTCAGCCCAAACCTTAAATTGTGTTTATGACCAAGATATTGACTACGAAATGTTACGCACCAGGGAACGTCCGATTCCGGCTGGTCGTGTTAAACCTCGTCATGCTCTCATTTTTGCCTTCATTTTAGGACTGATTTCCTTTAGCTTATTTGCGGTTTTTGTCAATCTCTTGAGTGGTTGTTTGGCAATGTCGGGCATTGTGTTTTATATGCTCATCTATACCCATTTTTTAAAACGCCATACAACTCAAAATATTGTCATTGGGGGCGCGGCTGGTTCTATTCCTCCTCTGGTCGGTTGGGCTGCGGTTACTGGCGATCTGAGTTTAACGCCTTGGTTATTATTCGCCATTATTTTTCTTTGGACTCCTCCCCACTTCTGGGCTTTAGCATTAATGATTAAGGATGATTACGCTCAGGTTAATGTACCCATGTTACCTGTCATTGAAGGTGAGGAAGCAACGGTCAAACAGATCTGGATCTATACCCTACTAGTCGTTCCCTTAACCTTATTTTTAGTTTATCCTCTGCATAGTTGTGGCTGGTTCTATGGTGCGATCGCCGTTATTTTAGGATGGCAATTTATTGTTAAAGCTTGGGAATTAAAACAGGCTCCCATGGATAAAATGGTCGCTCGTTCTCTGTTTAAGTTTTCCATTTTTTATCTGATGTTATTATGTTTAGCGATGGTGATTGATAGTTTACCGATTATTCAGACGTTAAGCATCAAATTAATGAGTGATTGGCCGCTGTAA